A genomic segment from Gossypium hirsutum isolate 1008001.06 chromosome D04, Gossypium_hirsutum_v2.1, whole genome shotgun sequence encodes:
- the LOC107899475 gene encoding heavy metal-associated isoprenylated plant protein 6, which yields MGEQKEGAKPEAEKNPAADSGAKKDDGKVAVVYKIDMHCEGCAKKIKRSIKHYEGVEDVKADCGADKLTVIGKVDPAKIRDRLAEKTKKKVDLISPQPKKDAAPAGGDKKPDAEKKPEEKKPPKESTAVLKIRTHCDGCIHKIRKIILKVNGVQSVDVDGAKDLVTVKGTMDVEDLVPYLREKLRRNVEVVPPKKKDAGEKKDGGEKNDAGGDNKEKGKEAAAAGGGGKKGGGGGEKEGGEKKEGGGGEKKEGGGEKKEGGEKKEGGGEAKMEVSKMEYHGYAYPPQPMYWSGGQEYGGPSYAIEGYQNHQRYGYVDEGYMHPHPVYVNQGYMIDPRHPLHAPQMFSDENPNACSVM from the exons ATGGGTGAG CAAAAAGAAGGAGCTAAACCTGAAGCCGAGAAGAACCCAGCCGCCGATTCCGGCGCTAAGAAAGATGACGGCAAGGTCGCCGTCGTATACAAGATTGATATGCATTGTGAAGGCTGTGCCAAGAAGATCAAACGCTCGATTAAGCATTATGAAG GTGTGGAAGATGTGAAAGCGGATTGTGGAGCCGACAAACTAACGGTGATTGGCAAAGTGGATCCCGCCAAAATCAGAGATAGATTGGCTGAGAAAACCAAGAAGAAAGTCGACCTAATTTCTCCTCAACCTAAAAAGGATGCCGCCCCCGCCGGCGGTGATAAAAAGCCCGACGCTGAGAAGAAACCTGAAGAGAAAAAGCCACCTAAAGAG AGTACGGCGGTCTTGAAGATTAGAACACATTGTGACGGTTGCATTCACAAAATTCGCAAAATCATCTTGAAGGTTAATG gaGTTCAATCAGTGGACGTGGATGGAGCTAAAGATTTAGTAACCGTAAAAGGCACAATGGACGTGGAAGACCTCGTTCCTTATCTCAGGGAGAAGTTGAGACGAAATGTAGAGGTGGTTCCCCCTAAGAAAAAAGATGCCGGTGAGAAGAAAGACGGCGGAGAGAAGAATGACGCCGGCGGTGATAacaaagagaaaggaaaagaagCTGCTGCTGCAGGCGGCGGCGGGAAGAAGGGAGGAGGAGGTGGAGAGAAGGAAGGCGGCGAGAAGAAGGAAGGAGGAGGCGGGGAGAAGAAGGAAGGCGGCGGAGAGAAGAAGGAAGGCGGGGAGAAGAAAGAAGGCGGTGGTGAAGCCAAGATGGAGGTGAGCAAGATGGAGTATCATGGATATGCTTATCCACCGCAACCAATGTACTGGTCGGGTGGACAGGAGTACGGTGGTCCGAGTTATGCGATTGAGGGATATCAGAATCATCAGCGGTACGGATACGTGGATGAAGGGTATATGCATCCTCATCCTGTATATGTGAATCAGGGGTACATGATTGATCCACGTCATCCCCTTCACGCTCCTCAGATGTTCAGTGACGAAAATCCGAACGCCTGTTCTGTCATGTGA